One window of Salvelinus fontinalis isolate EN_2023a chromosome 19, ASM2944872v1, whole genome shotgun sequence genomic DNA carries:
- the LOC129816767 gene encoding filamin A-interacting protein 1-like, whose amino-acid sequence MNQLSQQSKRVQKLTEIADHAQQELNSTHSRAKEEELKALRLEAELHKQASYFHLKQEAMMAKLSNEDTQNRQLCQRLAALSRKLDELEGTKGAFQRVEEELKELRDRLGHGREGSTTTPGLLSEVEQLRMRVMEMEGKDEELIRMGDQCRDLDRKLGRESSQSRSLKAEVDKLNGRISELDRLEEALGKSRQECSSLKGSLEKERASTKQLSGELDTLRVRVRELEAIEGQLEKSEGALRQDFAKLRTLTMVVVEERKNMAERLRQTEEKLQEKKDGKRQAESDSVSTATEKLIEESRKALRSKAELEDRIQSVAKERDELRVRLRAEEDRSGDLQSKVSAMKKRILILEVKKGELCREVKSPLLDNTNHGYQQEDNKVKELTQEVDRLRRRLIQKGVIEGELMKAEEDFESLERKCSKEQETARALAVELEESRRELSKYQLAEKKENNQEHLLLRRLQEEQVKSVLLKREVEALKEKVQRLMGTEESICRVQMDSSTLQKRLTQQDVRNRELAREVEGLTHELERYRRFSKSLRPGMTGRCFSDLHLCTKEVQTEPADTLPPDYRSLAPLALSCKLYEEIDGEDPNQKEDRVINKCISPPLNNIESLNHQNNHVRRFSIPSPNGKDNHHPINCKVLNGNFFQKGDVMLAHTQGKPLHIRVTPDHGLNTAMLDISSPTTDNALSYTSTAIIPTSGAPPKQRITIIPNAAISPVARTKSAPLPEGFGSPDRVLSPLTMTPISVMSPDSSRSVSPDHTGSPIQMLTVSTGSLESTKVIGQAVFRVSPERQNGWQLQRSNSTGPSIITTEDNKIHIHLGSPYIQSFNGITQSQSGGPYHTPVRELRTPVLTNGCHVKGNSKITSSITIAPANTPVSQPSHITVSGPYD is encoded by the coding sequence ATGAATCAACTTTCACAGCAGAGCAAACGCGTCCAGAAACTGACAGAAATCGCCGACCACGCCCAACAGGAGCTAAACTCCACCCATTCCAGGGCAAAGGAGGAGGAGCTTAAAGCACTTCGTCTGGAGGCGGAGCTACACAAACAAGCTTCCTACTTCCACCTCAAACAGGAAGCCATGATGGCCAAACTGTCCAATGAGGACACACAGAACCGGCAGCTGTGTCAGCGGTTGGCTGCCCTCAGTCGAAAGCTGGATGAGCTGGAGGGGACCAAGGGCGCCTTCCAGAGGGTCGAGGAGGAACTGAAGGAGCTGAGGGACAGGCTTGGCCATGGGAGAGAAGGGAGCACAACAACCCCTGGCTTGCTCTCAGAGGTGGAACAGCTGAGGATGAGGGTTATGGAGATGGAAGGAAAGGATGAGGAGCTGATCCGAATGGGGGACCAATGCCGGGACCTGGACCGAAAACTTGGGAGGGAGTCCAGCCAGAGCCGCAGCCTGAAGGCCGAGGTGGACAAGCTGAACGGCCGAATCAGTGAGCTGGACAGACTGGAGGAGGCTCTGGGGAAAAGCAGGCAGGAGTGCAGCTCTCTGAAGGGCAGCCTGGAGAAGGAGAGGGCCAGCACCAAGCAGCTGTCTGGAGAGCTGGATACCCTCAGGGTGCGGGTAAGGGAACTGGAAGCCATCGAGGGCCAGCTGGAAAAATCTGAGGGGGCGTTGAGACAGGACTTTGCCAAGCTGAGAACACTCACAATGGTAGTGGTTGAAGAGAGGAAGAACATGGCTGAGCGACTCAGGCAGACAGAGGAGAAACTCCAGGAGAAGAAGGATGGGAAACGGCAGGCTGAGAGTGACAGTGTGTCAACAGCCACAGAGAAACTCATTGAGGAGAGCCGCAAGGCACTGAGGTCTAAAGCAGAGCTAGAGGACAGGATTCAGAGTGTGGCCAAAGAGCGGGACGAGCTGCGGGTGAGGCTGAGGGCAGAGGAGGATAGGAGTGGGGATCTGCAAAGCAAAGTTAGCGCCatgaaaaaaaggattctgaTCTTGGAGGTCAAAAAGGGGGAGTTATGTCGAGAAGTCAAGAGCCCCCTGCTGGACAACACTAACCACGGCTACCAACAGGAAGACAACAAAGTAAAAGAACTCACCCAGGAGGTAGatagactgaggaggagactcaTTCAGAAaggagtgatagagggagagctGATGAAGGCAGAGGAGGACTTTGAGTCTTTGGAGAGGAAGTGCTCCAAGGAGCAGGAGACAGCCAGAGCTCTGGCAGTGGAGCTGGAGGAGTCCAGGAGGGAGCTCTCCAAGTACCAGCTAGCTGAGAAGAAGGAGAACAACCAGGAGCACCTCCTCCTCAGGCGACTCCAGGAGGAGCAAGTCAAGTCTGTCCTCCTCAAAAGGGAGGTGGAGGCACTCAAGGAGAAGGTCCAGAGGCTGATGGGGACAGAGGAGTCCATCTGTCGGGTGCAGATGGACAGCTCCACCCTGCAGAAGAGGCTGACCCAGCAGGATGTCAGGAACAGGGAGCTGGCTAGGGAGGTGGAGGGACTGACCCATGAGCTGGAGAGGTACCGGCGATTCAGCAAGAGCCTCCGGCCAGGCATGACTGGCCGATGCTTCTCAGACCTCCACCTGTGCACCAAGGAGGTGCAGACAGAGCCCGCAGACACCCTGCCACCTGACTACAGGAGCCTGGCTCCGCTGGCGCTCAGCTGTAAACTGTATGAGGAGATCGATGGAGAGGACCCAAATCAAAAGGAGGATCGTGTCATCAACAAGTGCATCTCACCTCcgctgaacaacattgaaagcttGAACCACCAAAACAATCATGTGAGGCGATTCAGCATACCTTCACCCAACGGCAAGGACAATCACCATCCCATTAACTGCAAAGTGTTGAACGGTAACTTTTTCCAGAAAGGAGATGTGATGCTTGCACACACCCAAGGGAAGCCCTTACACATCAGGGTAACACCTGACCATGGACTCAACACGGCCATGCTGGATATCAGTAGCCCCACCACTGACAATGCCTTATCCTACACCAGCACCGCCATCATCCCCACCAGCGGAGCCCCACCAAAACAGAGAATCACCATCATCCCAAATGCTGCCATCTCACCAGTGGCCAGAACAAAGAGCGCCCCACTACCAGAAGGGTTTGGAAGCCCAGACAgagtcctctcccctctcaccatGACACCCATCTCAGTCATGTCCCCAGATTCCTCCAGGTCAGTGTCACCTGACCACACTGGCTCTCCCATCCAGATGCTAACAGTCAGCACTGGATCGCTTGAATCCACTAAGGTCATAGGTCAAGCCGTATTCCGGGTGAGCCCGGAGAGGCAGAATGGCTGGCAGCTACAGAGGTCCAACAGCACTGGTCCGAGCATCATCACCACAGAGGACAACAAGATCCACATCCACCTTGGGAGCCCCTACATCCAGTCTTTTAATGGTATAACCCAGAGCCAGTCTGGTGGCCCGTACCACACCCCCGTCCGGGAGCTAAGGACACCAGTACTGACCAATGGCTGCCACGTCAAAGGCAACAGCAAGATCACCAGTAGCATCACCATAGCCCCTGCAAACACCCCTGTCTCACAACCCTCACACATTACAGTAAGTGGCCCTTATGATTGA